A genome region from Pseudomonas anguilliseptica includes the following:
- a CDS encoding adenylate/guanylate cyclase domain-containing protein: MNVKSAPRIPALPAPPLREYYSRVLAYIAIAASIAAGTYTQHFGYDILWMVPYALLYPHLAHHLSLRFKREHPQRTTLSLLFIDALHAGGALALLGFSVVPSLMSLLILLFSSLVIGGLRHLALASLIALSGTVFCAALLQVKLNINTPPLVALVSIFFTTLYICITAYFVHQQGLRLSQVRNEITREQEKAARLARNLAKYLSPQVWESIFTGKKSVRLETQRKKLTVFFSDIKGFTELAEELEAEALTDLLNTYLNEMSKICLKYGGTIDKFVGDCVMVFFGDPSSKGAKKDAVNAVSMAIAMRKHMKVLRQQWRAQGITKPLEIRMGLNTGYCTVGNFGADTRMDYTIIGRDVNLASRLESAAESGEILISHETYSLIKDVIMCRDKGQINVKGFTRPVQIYQVVDFRRDLGATSSYVEHELPGFSMYLDTNGIQNFDKEKVIQALSQAADKLRDKVIM; encoded by the coding sequence ATGAATGTCAAAAGCGCCCCCCGAATTCCCGCACTGCCGGCACCGCCGCTGCGTGAGTACTACTCCCGCGTCCTGGCCTATATCGCTATCGCTGCCAGTATTGCCGCCGGTACTTACACCCAGCATTTCGGTTACGACATTCTCTGGATGGTGCCCTACGCACTGCTCTACCCGCACCTGGCACACCATCTGAGCCTGCGTTTCAAACGCGAGCATCCGCAACGCACCACCCTCAGCCTGCTGTTTATTGACGCTCTGCATGCCGGGGGAGCACTGGCCCTGCTTGGTTTCTCGGTGGTTCCCAGCCTGATGTCATTGCTGATTCTGCTGTTCAGCTCCTTGGTCATCGGTGGCCTACGTCACCTCGCCCTTGCATCGTTGATTGCGCTGAGTGGCACGGTATTCTGTGCAGCGCTGCTCCAGGTCAAGCTGAACATCAACACCCCACCATTGGTGGCATTGGTCAGCATCTTTTTTACCACCCTGTACATCTGTATCACCGCTTACTTTGTGCACCAGCAGGGCCTGCGCCTGAGTCAGGTACGCAACGAGATCACCCGCGAGCAGGAAAAAGCCGCACGTCTGGCGCGCAATCTGGCCAAGTACCTGTCACCACAGGTGTGGGAATCGATCTTCACCGGCAAGAAAAGCGTGCGCCTGGAAACCCAGCGCAAGAAGCTCACGGTGTTTTTCTCAGACATCAAGGGCTTTACCGAGCTGGCCGAAGAACTAGAAGCCGAAGCCCTGACCGACCTGCTCAACACCTACCTCAATGAAATGTCGAAGATCTGCCTGAAATACGGCGGCACCATCGACAAATTTGTCGGTGACTGCGTGATGGTGTTCTTCGGCGACCCCAGCAGCAAGGGCGCCAAGAAGGATGCGGTCAATGCAGTGTCCATGGCCATCGCCATGCGCAAGCATATGAAGGTACTGCGCCAGCAATGGCGTGCCCAGGGCATCACCAAGCCGCTGGAAATCCGCATGGGGCTGAACACCGGTTATTGCACCGTGGGCAACTTCGGCGCCGATACGCGCATGGACTACACCATCATCGGCCGCGACGTGAACCTCGCCAGCCGCCTGGAAAGCGCTGCTGAATCCGGTGAGATCCTGATCTCTCACGAGACCTATTCGCTGATCAAGGACGTGATCATGTGCCGCGACAAGGGTCAGATCAACGTCAAGGGCTTTACCCGCCCCGTGCAGATCTACCAGGTGGTGGACTTCCGCCGCGATCTGGGCGCCACATCCAGTTACGTCGAACACGAACTACCCGGCTTCTCCATGTACCTGGACACCAACGGTATCCAGAACTTCGACAAGGAAAAGGTTATTCAGGCCCTCAGTCAGGCAGCCGATAAGCTGCGTGACAAGGTGATCATGTAA
- a CDS encoding Mpo1-like protein produces the protein MSTETRERYSSFAEFYPYYLQEHSNATCRRLHYVGSLLVLCVLGYVLATQQWLWLLAIPLIGYGFAWVGHFVFEKNRPATFDYPLYSLMGDWVMLKDAFTGRIKF, from the coding sequence ATGAGCACTGAAACCCGCGAACGCTACAGCAGCTTCGCCGAGTTCTACCCCTATTACCTGCAGGAGCACAGCAACGCCACCTGCCGCCGCCTGCATTATGTCGGCAGTTTGCTGGTGCTTTGTGTACTGGGCTATGTCCTGGCCACTCAGCAGTGGCTGTGGCTGCTGGCGATACCGCTGATTGGTTATGGCTTTGCCTGGGTCGGCCACTTTGTTTTCGAGAAAAACCGTCCCGCCACCTTTGACTACCCGCTTTATTCGCTAATGGGCGACTGGGTGATGCTCAAGGATGCCTTTACCGGACGCATCAAGTTTTAA